The DNA window AGCCGCGGTGGACCGGGCGATCGAATTATTAAAAGAAGCCGGGGCAAAGCGTGCCATGCCATTGCCCGTCAGCGCGCCTTTCCATACGTCACTGATGCGTCCGGCCGGCGAGAAACTGCAAGAGGCGCTTGCCCAGCTGAGTGTTGGCGCACCGGCAATTCCGGTAGTACACAACGTGCACGGTGCGACTGAGGCGGATCCGGAAAAAATTAAGGCGCTACTGGTTGAGCAAATCTACAGTCCGGTGAAGTGGGTCTCCTGCGTGGAGGCGATGCTTGAAGCCGGTGTTGAGACCACGGTTGAATGTGGTCCCGGCAAAGTCCTCAGCGGCTTGAACAAGCGTGTTCAAAAATCCCTGGAATGCTTGAATATCGAAACCCCCGAGACGCTGGATGCCGCCCTGGCGGCACTGCAAGCGTAAAATAAGGAGAGAACAATGACAGACAAAGTCGCCCTGGTGACTGGCGCCAGCCGTGGTATCGGCAAGGCCATCGCCCATTCTTTGGCCCAGGCCGGTATGCAGGTGGTTGGTACCGCGACCTCGGAAGCGGGCGCCGACGCCATTACTGCTGGTTTTAAAGAAGTCGGGTTGAAAGGCGAAGGTCGGGTGTTGAACATTGCCGATAGCGCGTCGGTCGATGCCCTGGTCAAAGAGATCAGCGACACTTTTGGCGCACCGCAGGTGCTGGTGAACAATGCCGGCATTACCAAAGACAATATCATGCTGCGCATGAAGGATGATGAGTGGTTCGATGTGATCGACACCAATCTCAACTCCCTGTATCGCCTCAGCAAAGCGTGTTTGCGCGGCATGACCAAGGCCCGCTGGGGGCGGATCATCAATATCAGCTCCGTGGTGGGTTCGATGGGTAATGCTGGCCAGGCGAACTACGCCGCAGCCAAATCTGGGATGAACGGATTTACCCGGGCATTGGCCCGTGAAATTGGCTCCAGAGGCATTACCGTAAACGCGGTGGCACCCGGTTTTATCGATACCGATATGACTAAAAAATTGCCCGAAGATCAACGTGACACTCTGAAGGCACAGATACCCATGCAGCGTCTCGGTGAGAGTGAGGAAATTGCTGCGGTAGTCGCCTTTCTTGCCAGCGAGGGCGCAGGCTATGTCACGGGTGAGACAATCCATGTGAACGGCGGCATGTATATGGCGTAAACATCTGTTCTGTAAGCGCTTTTTGCTTCGGAATGTGATTTTTTCGCCTTTTTCTATGCACAAGGGCTCGGACTCGGGTTAGAATTAGCGCCCAAGTGCTGAGCGGTACAAACACTAACTCGGTAGCTTGGCCTTTTTCGAAGCGATGGATGGTATTCCGGATCTCTACAGGTCAGCCCAAATTTTAATATCAATCAGGAGTCATCAACGACCATGAGTAGCATTGAAGAACGCGTCAAGAAGATTGTTGCAGAGCAACTGGGTGTGAAAGAGGAGGACGTACAAGAGTCCGCTTCTTTCGTAGAAGACCTGGGTGCTGACTCTCTCGACACGGTGGAACTGGTTATGGCCTTGGAAGAGGAATTCGAGACCGAGATTCCCGATGAAGAAGCTGAGAAAATCACCACCGTTAAACTGGCGATCGATTACATCAAAGAAAATCTCCAGTAAGCGCTGTTCCTAACGGTCCAGCCGTTGAAGAAGCCGTTTCTATTGAGTTAGGGCGGCTTTTTTTTTGCCCGGGCGCGACTGAATTAGCCCCGGGGTATCATCCGACAGTTTTCATCGCCGGGAGACAGTTATGGGCAAAAAGCGGGTCGTCATCACTGGGTTGGGTATGGTTAGCCCTTTGGGGAATACCGTTGCGGCTACCTGGGAAAACATTCTTGCCGGAAAAAGCGGCATCGCAGAAATTTCGCGTTTTGATGTCTCACAATACGCCACCCGATTCGGTGGCGAAGTAAAAAATTTCGATGTCGCCGACTTTATGGCACCGAAGGAGGCAAAGCGTTTTGACCCCTTCATTCATTACGGTGTTGCTGCCGCAGAAGAGGCCCTGGCCGACAGTGGTCTTGAAGTTACTGACGCAAATTGTCACCGCTTCGGCGCGGCCATCGGTTCGGGCATTGGCGGTATTGGCCTGATAGAAAATAGCCGGGTGATCATCGAAAACAGCGGTCCCCGCAAGCTTTCTCCCTTTACCGTGCCAGGCGCCATCATCAATATGGTGGCTGGTGTGCTATCCATAAAGCACAACCTGCAGGGGCCCACCTTTGCGGTGACCACCGCCTGCACCACGGGCACCCACAATATCGGCATGGCAGCGCGTGCCATCGCCTATGGCGATGCCGATGTCATGCTGGCGGGTGGCGCTGAAATGGCGACTACGCCGGTGGGTGTCGGCGGATTTGCGGCGGCCCGGGCGATGTCCACCCGCAACGATGATCCCCAGGGCGCCAGCCGTCCATGGGACCGGGACCGGGATGGGTTTGTACTGGGCGATGGCGCGGGCATGCTAGTGCTAGAAGAGTATGAACACGCCAAAGCTCGAGGTGCGACCATCCACGCCGAATTGGTCGGTTTTGGCATGAGTAGCGATGCCTTCCATATGACGTCGCCACCGGAAGATGGTCGTGGTGCATTGGCCGCAATGCGCAATGCCCTGAGCGATGCGAGTTTGTCTGCTGACTGTATCGACTATATCAATGCTCACGGCACCTCGACGCCAGCGGGGGATGTGGCAGAAAGCCGGGCAATCGAAGCACTGATGGGCGCGGCGGCCAGTCAGGTCGCGGTCAGCTCAACCAAGTCAATGGTAGGGCACTTATTGGGCGCAGCCGGCGCGGTAGAAGCAATCTTCAGTATTCTGGCCCTGCGCGACCAGGTTGCACCGCCAACGATTAATCTGGAGAACGTCGACGAAAACTGCCCCCTCAATTACGTGCCCAATACCGCGCAATCCCGGCAAATAGACTATGCGCTTTCCAATTCATTTGGTTTCGGCGGCACCAACGGCAGCCTGTTGTTTACCCGAAAGGGAATATGACCATCGGCGCGCAACGCCATTTGCTTAATGGCAATCGGCTGACCGGCATTGCCCCCGACAACCGGGGGCTTGCCTACGGCGATGGGCTATTTGAAACTATCCTGGTGCGTGATGGCCGTCCCGTTTGGCTGGACGCCCATCTTGACCGCCTTGAGCGCGGCAGTAAACTTCTTGAAATACAGTGTGATACCGATCTTATTTCATCTGAAATACATCACTTTGTATCGAGCTGTGATGCCCCTTTTGCGATTCTGAAAGTGGTCTTGTTTCGCCGCGCACAGGGGCGGGGCTATGCACCGACAACGGCAAAGGCGGAACGGCTACTAACGCTGTCGTCCGGCGCGCCCGCTCGGGTTGCCTGGCAGCGAGGGATCGAGGCCATCGTTTGTCAGCATCGATTGGCAAGTCCTTGCCTGTTGCCGGGGGTCAAGCACCTCAATCGCCTGGAGCAGGTTTTTGGCGCGCGGGAACTATTGCAGCGCCGGGCGGTGGAGGGCTTGATGTTTGACTCGCGGGGCGCCCTCATTGAAGGCACCCGTAGCAATGTGTTTATTGTGCGGGGGGGAGTGCTGGTGACACCCAGTCTGAACGAGGCAGGGGTTGCCGGCATTATGCGCGCTAAGGTTTTGGAATGGGCCCACCAAGGTGGTCAGCCCGTTAAAATTGGTCGGCTCGGTTACCCGGATCTGGCAGCCGCTGACGAAGTTTTTGTTTGCAATAGTGTGTTTGGTATTTGGCCGGTGACCAAGGTGGAGTGTTTGACCAAGTCGGTTGGCCCGGTGGCTCGACAATTACAACAAGAATTCGAGGAGCTATTTAATTGAGAAAATTGTTTCGCCTCTTGATGGCCGGCATGTTGCCGCTGCTGTTCTTGGCCTTACTCGCCGCCTGGTATTTCAACGCAAACCTTAATCAGTCCCTAGATCTGGATGACGAGCGCTCCTTTATTTTGCCGGTAGGAACTGGTTTTTCGGCGATGGTGAACCAGCTTCAGGCCGAGGGGCTGATTGAGCGCGGGGCGGCTTTGAAGCTTTACGGGCGGCTTTACCCCCCGGCTGCCCAGATTCGAGCCGGTGAGTATCGCCTGTTACCGGGACAAACCGTTGCCGAGGCATTGTCGATGATGCAATCGGGGCAGGTCGTTCGTCACCAGTTGACCCTGGTAGAGGGGTGGAGCCTCTCGCAGGTGATCAAATACCTTAGCGAGCAAAGCAGTTTGCAGACCCAAGCGCTGCCAGCGGATGAAACCCTGTGGGCGATACTGGGGGTGGACGACCCGATTGCGCCTCACCCTGAGGGTGCCTTCTTTCCCGACACCTATGACTATCATCTGGGCGAACAACCCAGCGTCATTTTGAATAGAGCGTATCGCAAAATGTTGCGGGTGCTAGATGAGGAGTGGCAGGCTCGGGATGCTGGCCTGCCTTACCAGTCGCCGTACGAGGCACTGATTATGGCCTCAATTATTGAGAAGGAAACGGGTGTCGCCTACGAGCGCGATGCGATTGCCGGTGTCTTTGTCCGGCGGCTTGCTGCTGGAATGCGATTGCAGACCGACCCAACCGTGATTTACGGCATTGGCGATGCGTACGCCGGGAATCTGCGGGGAACCCATTTACGAGACGAATCCAATCTTTACAACACCTACCGACACAATGGCCTGCCTCCCACGCCCATCGCGCTGGCCGGCAGGGAGGCCATCCATGCGGCAATGCATCCAGGTGAGGGGGATGCGCTGTTCTTCGTGGCCAAAGGTGACGGAACTCATCAGTTTTCGGCGACTCTGGCCGAGCACGAAGCCGCGGTTCGTCATTATCAGATTGAAAAGCGGCGAAGTGATTACCGGTCCGCGCCGCCGGTGAACAACCAGCCGACTTCCGAGGAGGCGGCGCAGTGACGGTATCCCAGGGACTTTTTATCACTATTGAGGGCACCGAGGGCGTCGGCAAATCGAGCAATATCTCGCTGATTGCCGAGCTCCTGTCTGAGGCGGGTATTGATTTTATTCAAACCCGGGAACCCGGTGGAACCCCGCTGGCGGAGGCGATCCGGGAGTTACTGGTGAGCCCGCGGGACGAAAAAGTCTGCGATATGACCGAGCTGTTACTGGTCTTTGCTGCCCGGGCGCAGCACCTCGAACAGCGGATTGCACCGGCGCTGGCTGCGGGCAAATGGGTACTCTGCGATCGCTTCACCGATGCCACGTTTGCTTACCAGGGCGCGGCCCGGGGCATGGGGGCTGACACAATCGCCCAGCTGGAGACGCTGGTGCAGGGTGAGCGCAGGCCGGACCTGACCTTGCTGCTAGACGCGCCGGTTGAAATCGGCATGAATCGGGCAGGCAAGCGCGGCGCGTTGGATCGCTTCGAGCAAGAGCAGATTTCCTTTTTTGAGCGTGTGCGCCAATGTTATTTGGCTCGGGCCGCCGCCGAACCGGAGCGCTATCGGGTGGTTGATGCGAGTCGGGATTTGGCCGCTGTACAGACAGATATTCGTGCGCTTTTCGCGCCAATGGTTCGCCAGGAGTCGTCGGCCAATGACTGAGGCGATGGTTCCTTATCCCTGGCAAACCCGCCATTGGCAGAATTTGACCGATTTGGTGACGGCCGGGCGATTGCCTCATGCGCTGTTACTTTCCGGTCCGGAAGGTATTGGTAAAACGCGGCTGGCGCGGGCCTTTGCGGGCCGCCTGCTGTGTGACCAACCCAACGCCGGCTTTGCCTGCGGGCAATGCCAGGCCTGCCGCTGGAATCAAGAGGGGCAGCATCCTGATTTTGTTGATATCAGCTTCGCCGAGGGCAAGAAGCAGATCAGCGTTGACCAGATCAGAAACTTGCAGGGCTTGGTGGTCCAGCGGGCACACCGGGAAGATGGTTATAAGATTGTTGTTTTGCGGCCCGCTGAGGCGATGAATATCAGCGCTGCCAACGCCCTGTTGAAAACCCTTGAGGAGCCAACGCCGCAAACCCTGTTAATTCTGATCAGTCATGCCGCCAGCCAGTTGCTGCCAACGATTCGTTCGCGCTGCATGCAAATGGCTGTTGCCGTCCCGGATACGGCCCAGAGCGAGCAGTGGTTGCGTACCTGTGTTGATGACCCCGCCCTTATTGGACGGGCATTGGCAGAGGGCGGGGGGCGTCCTCTGGCCGCTCGACAGCTGATCGAAAGCGGTGGTGTGGAGCGATTCGCTCAGCTGGATGAGGCCCTTACAAGCCTGCTGGAAGGCAACAACGGATTGCTGAGGGTTGCCGAGACGCTGGCCGAAGAGGAGCCAGAACAAAGCTTGCAATGGTGGGTGCGGCGTTTGCAAAGTTTGATTGGCACGTTGGCTGGTGTCGCCACTGCACTGCCAGCGCCCTGGCGTGACATGACGCGACTGGATAGCAAACTGGTATTTCAGCGATTGGACGATGCTCAGCGCAGTCTCAATCAGGTGTCTCGGGGGGCGGCCCTGAACAAGCGACTGCTCTGGGAGGGAATTTTGCTGGATTGGCGCAATCTCTGTCACAATACTCGCCGGTCGCAGCAGCGGTAATGGCTAGGGTCTTTGGAGTCTTTTGATGAGTGGTCCCCAGAGTGCAAAAAATGGCATCCTTTCTCTGACAATTCGGGACAAGGCGGTGCTGTATGCCGCCTACATGCCTTTTATCAAGGACGGGGGCCTGTTCGTGCCCACCACCAAGGTCTACAACATCGGCGATGAAGTTTTCATGCTGCTCAGTCTGATGGACGAGACGGAGAAACTGCCGGTGGCGGGGCGGGTGATCTGGATTACTCCCCGAGGCGCGCAGAGTAACCGGGCCGCTGGTATCGGTGTGCAGTTTATTGGCGAAGACAACAGCGCCAATAAAAAAATTGAGGCCTATCTGGCCGGCATACTCGAGTCTGAAAAGCCCACCCACACCATGTAACCGCGGGGGCACTGGGCCCCAGCGTCCCACCGCTAAGTCTTACTCGGATTACCTATGCTTGTTGATAGTCACTGTCATTTAGATCGAATTAACTTGGCGCCGTACGACGGCGATCTTGCCGCCGCCGTTTCCGCCGCTGGCGAGCGCGGTGTTGAGCGCATGCTGTGTATCGGCATTGATATGAACAATGCCCCCGACGTAGTGGGTATTGCCGAGCGCTTTGACAATATTTACGCCTCGGTGGGTGTTCATCCATTGGATATCAGTGACAGCCTCTGCGCTGAGGAAACTTTGCTGGCTCTGGCCGATCACCCGAAGGTGGTGGCCATTGGCGAAACTGGTCTGGATTATTATTACAGTCAGGAAAACAAGATCGCCCAACAGGAGAGCTTTGCCCGCCACCTGAGGGTGTCAGCGCGCTGTGGAAAGCCCGTGGTAGTCCATACTCGTGAGGCGCGAGAAGACACCTTGGCGCTCATCGCCGAGCATGGGGATTCGCAGGTTGCCGGGGTATTGCACTGTTTTACCGAGAGCTGGGAAATGGCCGAAGCGGCAATCGATATGGGTTACTACATTTCCTTTTCCGGCATCATTACCTTTAAGAATGCCGAAGCATTGCGCGACGTGGTCCGCCGGGTACCCATGGAGCGGTTATTGGTCGAAACCGATTCTCCCTATCTTGCGCCGGTACCCTATCGTGGCAAGAAGAACGAGCCCAAGTACGTACGCGAAGTCGCCGAGTGTGTTGCCGAGCTGAAGGGCCTGTCTCTGGGCCAGGTGGCCGAGGAGACCACCCGCAATTTTGACGCCCTGTTTAATTTGGCTGGCTGAGGCCGCTTCGCAACCCGGCGAGGGCCAGCCAGTAAATTACGTAACCGCTATTAACCTCGGAGAAGCACTTTGTCCCCCGATTCCCTCAGTAAAACCCCGTTGTACGATTTTCATCTTGCCCGAGGCGCAAAAATGGTGCCTTTTGCTGGCTACCTGATGCCGGTCCAATACCCGATGGGGGTGCTGAAAGAACATCTTCATACCCGCAGCGCGGCGGGTTTGTTTGATGTGTCCCATATGGGGCAGATTCGTGTCTCTGGGCCCAATGCAGCCGCGGCCCTGGAGGCGATGCTGCCCATTGATGTGTTGGGTTTACCTGTGGATCGACAGCGCTATGGTCTGCTGACAAACGAAGTGGGCGGGGTGATCGATGACTTGATGGTGGCCAACTGCGGCGACTACTTTCACTTGGTGGTCAACGCCGCATGCAAGGAGGCGGATCTGGCCCATCTCCGCGCGTCATTGCCTTCGTCGGTGAAGTGCGAATACCTTGCAGATCAGGCCTTGCTCGCGTTGCAGGGGCCCAGCGCCCGGGCGGTACTCGCTCGGTTGGCCCCGAGTGTGGCCGAGCTGGCGTTCATGGAGACGGCTCATATTGAGGTGGATGGAGTTGCGTGCTGGCTGAGTTGCTCGGGCTATACCGGCGAGGATGGCTTTGAATTATCGATTCCCAACGACCAGGTGGAGTCGTTGGCAAAACGCCTGTTGGCTGAGCCCGAGGTGGAACTGATCGGACTGGGCGCTCGGGATTCACTTCGTCTAGAGGCGGGGTTATGTCTGTACGGCCACGAGCTGAATGAATGCACCACCCCGATTGAGGCCAGCTTGCTTTGGGCAATATCGCCGGTTCGGCGCCCTGGCGGCGAGCGCAGTGGCGGTTACCCAGGTGCGGATGTTATCGGTCAACAGATTGAACAGGGTTGTCAGCGCAAGCGGGTGCTGCTGGATATCGATGGCCGGGCGCCGGTCCGCGATGGCGCCGAAGTGGTGTTGGACGATGGCACCGTTATAGGTCAGGTGTGCAGTGGCGGCTTTGGCCCCAGTGTGAGCAAACCCATCGCCATGGCCTACGTTGATAGTGCCGCCCTGGCGGCAGGTAATGCGCTGTTTGCCGCGGTACGGGGGAAGCGTATCGGTGTTACGCCGCGGGCCAAACCCTACATCACCCAGCGATATTTTAGAGGCTGACGCGGGGGCGGGCTGTCGTGGCGTTTCAACATGGAATTGTAGAGGGGTTTTACGGGCGCCAATGGAATTGGTCGCAGCGGATGTCACTGCCCACCTTAATGCGCCAATGGCAGCTGGATTGTTACATTTACGCGCCCAAGGGCGATGCCAGTCTGCGCAGTCACTGGCAGCAACCCTTTAGCCCTGAGCAGTTCAGCCGACTGCACCGTCTCGGCGAGGCGTTTCATCACGCAGGATTGCAGTGGGGGGTAGGGCTGTCTCCGGCCGGGTTACAGGCCACCTGCAATCAGGCGGATCTGGCAACACTTTCTGCCAAGTTGGCGAGCATACGTCAGCTTCAGATAGATACGCTCTGGTTACTCTTCGATGACTTGCCCGCTGGGAATCCCGAGCTTGCCGCTAACCAGTTGCGGGTGGCGGAGTGTGTTCTGGACTCCCTGCCGCAGACGCGCATTGCCGTGTGCCCGAGTTACTACAGCTTTGATCCCATTCTGGAAGAGATCTTCGGGGACTGTCCCGCTGGCTATTTCGAGCAACTTAATGCCGGGTTGCCGCCATCCGTTGATTTGCTTTGGACCGGCAACAAGGTTGTCAGTGAGTCAATAAGCGCTGCAGATATTGCCGCTGCCACAGCGACTTTGGGTCGGCCCCCGCTGTTGTGGGACAACTACCCGGTCAATGACGGACGCAAAACCAGCCGCTTTCTGCATCTGGCACCTTTCAGCCAACGAGCGGGGATCGATCCTGCGCGCTGTCGCGGGCACTTCAGCAACCCCATGAATCAGTTCAGCCTGAACCAGCTCGCACTGACCAGTCTTCATGCGCCGCTCAGCGATCCTTGCGATACCCTGGCGCTGTCAGACTGTGATATTCCTGCGTCCCTGCAATATTTGCTGGGCCGGGATTGGCAGGCCTTCCAGTGCCGTGGACTCGATGGCATGACCGACGCTGAGAAACAGCAGCGTGTGGCCGAGTATGGCGCCATCGATCATCCCATGGCCGTCGAAGTGGTGGAGTGGCTGAATGAAGCCTACCGCTTTGACCCCAATTGCCTCACAGAATAGGCGCGACGCTCTCCCTCATAATGTGCTTAATCCATATCGAGGGCTTGCCAATAGCGAGCCTATCAAGTACTTTTGTGATCCTGTGTTTACGGTGTAAACATAACAGTAACAAGTCCGACCGTGGCAACTGATTTGAGGAAGACTTCATGATCTATCAAGGCAAGGCACTCAGTGCCTCGTTTCTGGAAGATGGCATTGCCGAGCTCTGTTTCGATGCGCAGAGCGACTCTGTCAACAAATTCAATCGCTTAACGCTGCAGGAACTCGATGAGGCGACCCGCGCACTGGCGGAAGAACCGGGTGTGAAGGGGGTGCTGGTGACCAGCGCCAAAGACGTGTTTATCGTCGGCGCGGACATTACGGAGTTCACCGGCCTGTTCAAGCTTAGCGACACAGAGCTGCGTGAGTGGCTTTCTCACGCCAATGGCGTATTCAGCCGGTTTGAAGATCTAAGTGTGCCTACCGTGGCAGCGATTAATGGAATTGCCCTCGGCGGTGGTTATGAAATGTGCCTTGCCTGTGACTTCCGGGTCATGTCGAGCAGTGCCGTGGTTGGCTTGCCCGAGGTCAAATTGGGTATCAACCCAGGCTTTGGCGGCACGGTGCGCCTGCCGCGGTTAATCGGCTGTGATAATGCAATGCTGTGGGCCGCCACCGGGGATCAAAAACGGGCGGATGCGGCCCTGAAAGACGGGGGCGTCGATGCCGTGGTGGCGCCGGAGCTGGTAAAGAAATCTGCTTTGGACCTGCTCAAGCAGTGCTTGGCGGGCAAATTTGATTTCCAGGCGCGGCGGGATGAAAAGAAGAGCCCGGTGAAGCTCAATGAAATCGAACGCATGATGGCCTTTACCACAGGAAAGGCGTTGATCGCCCAGCAGGCTGGCAAAAACATGCCGGCACCGCTAACCGTCGCGAAATCAATGGAGCGCAATGCCGGTTTTAACCGTGACGATGCGATTGAAGTTGAAATCGATCATTTCATAAAGCTGGCGAGAACTCCCCAGGCGGCGGCATTGATCGGTATTTTTCTCAATGACCAGGCAGTCAATAAAACGGCCAAGGCTTACGCCAAAGAGGGCGGTGAAGTGAAACAGGCCGCGGTCCTGGGCGCCGGGATTATGGGCGGTGGTATTGCCTACCAATCTGCCTACAAGGGCACCCCGATCCTGATGAAGGACATTGCCGACCAGGGCTTGCAGCTGGGTATGAAGGAGGCGGGCAAACTGCTGTCCAAGCGGGTGGCCCGCGGCAAAATGGCACCGGAAAAAATGGCTGCCGTACTCAGCAGCATTCGGCCCACGCTGACCTATGACGGCTTTGACAGCGCGGATGTGGTCGTCGAAGCCGTGGTGGAAAACCCAAAGGTGAAGCAGGCGGTGCTGGCAGAGACAGAGCAGCATCTGCGTGACGACGCAGTGCTCGCGTCCAATACCTCTACCATTTCGATTAGCTTTCTGGCCCAGGCACTCAAGCGCCCGGAAAACTTCTGCGGTATGCACTTTTTTAATCCGGTCCACGCGATGCCACTGGTGGAAGTCATCCGGGGAGAAAAGACATCCGAGTCCACGGTCGCCAGAGTGGTTAAGTATGCACTCAAGATGGGTAAAACCCCCATCGTCGTTAACGATTGCCCCGGGTTCTTCGTCAACCGTGTGCTGTTTCCCTATTTTGCCGGCTTCAACATGCTGGTCAGGGATGGCGTGGACTTCCGTCGCATTGACCGGGTAATGGAAAACTTCGGTATGCCGATGGGGCCGGCCTACTTGATGGACGTGGTCGGCATCGACACCTGCAAGCACGCCGCTGCAGTAATGGCCGAAGGTTTCCCTGATCGGATGCAGCACGATTTCAAAGGGGTGTCTGACGCCATGTTTGATGCCAAACGGCTCGGGCAGAAAAACGGTCTTGGTTTTTACGCTTATCAGGAGGATGCCAAAGGCAAGCCTCGCAAGACCGAAGATGAGCAGGCCCTGGCCATTGCCGCTGCGGTGGCGACGGGCAAGGTAGAGGTCAGCGACGAAGACATCCTCGCACGGATGATGCTGCCCATGTGTATTGAGACCGTTCGCTGCCTGGATGAGGGGATAGTGAGTTCTCCGGCTGATGCTGATATGGGCTTGATCATGGGGATTGGCTTCCCGGTCTTCCGGGGTGGCGCGATTCGCTACATTGATCAAATGGGCGCGGCAACTTTCTGCGAGTTGGCAGACCGTTATGCCGAACTGGGCAAGTTGTATCAGGCCACTGATAGTCTGCGCAGCATGGCTGCCGACAAGAACAGCTTTTTCGGTTAAGCGGGCGGAGAATTGAGATGACTTATAAAGCAACAGACGTAGTAATTATCGACGCAGCCCGCACCCCGATGGGCCGCTCCAAAAATGGCGTTTTTCGCAATGTTCGTGCAGAAAATCTCTCTGCCGGGCTGGTGAATGCCTTGCTGGCTCGAAACACCGGTGTCGATCCCGCCAGTTTCGAGGATGTGATTTGGGGCTGTGTGAACCAAACCAACGAACAGGGCTGGAACATTGCCCGCATGGTGTCACTGATGACGGCGCTGCCCCACGAGGTCGCCGCCCAAACCGTCAGCCGTCTGTGCGGTTCGTCGATGTCGGCACTGCATACTGCTGCCGCCTCCATCATGAGTGGGCAGGGAGATACCTTCCTGGTGGGTGGGGTAGAACACATGGGGCACCTGGCAATGGATCACGGTGTGGACCCCAATCCTCAGGCGAGCAAATACGTCGCCCGGGCGGCCGGCATGATGGGCATGACCGCTGAGGCATTGGCGATGATGCACGGCATCGGCCGCGAAATGCAGGACCAGTTTGGTTTGCGATCCCACAAATTGGCGGCAGCCGCCCAGGAGAGCGGTGCCTTCAGCAACGAAATTCTGGCGATGGAAGGCCACGACGAGGCGGGCAACAAAATTCTTGTTGAAGCGGACACCACGGTGCGCGGCGACACCACCCTCGAGGGGCTGTCCCAGCTGCGCCCGGCCTTCGATCCCAAAAACGGCACGGTGACCGCCGGAACGAGCTCCCAAATCGCCGACGGCGCATCGGCGATGATCGTGATGTCGGGTGAGCGGGCCGCGGCACTGGGCCTCACCCCTCGGGCCCGGATTGTGTCGATGGCGGTTGCCGGGGTCGATCCGTCCATCATGGGCTATGGGCCGGTACCGTCAACCCACAAGGCGCTCAAGCGGGCGGGGCTGAGCATGAGTGACATCCAGACTGTGGAGCTCAACGAGGCCTTCGCAGCCCAGGCCTTGCCGGTATTAAAAGATCTCAAGCTGCTGGACTCAATGGATGAGAAGGTCAACCTTCACGGCGGAGCGATAGCGCTGGGACATCCCTTCGGCTGCTCCGGTACCCGAATTGTGACCACCCTCCTTAATGTCATGGAACAGCGGGACACCCAAGTGGGCCTGGCGACCATGTGCATTGGCATGGGGCAGGGGATCAGTACGATCATCGAGCGAGTGTAGAGTCGCCTTATTGCTGCGTTAGCCGGGGATTTGCCCCGGCTTGATCCTGTCTTGGTGCT is part of the Spongiibacter taiwanensis genome and encodes:
- the fadA gene encoding acetyl-CoA C-acyltransferase FadA, whose protein sequence is MTYKATDVVIIDAARTPMGRSKNGVFRNVRAENLSAGLVNALLARNTGVDPASFEDVIWGCVNQTNEQGWNIARMVSLMTALPHEVAAQTVSRLCGSSMSALHTAAASIMSGQGDTFLVGGVEHMGHLAMDHGVDPNPQASKYVARAAGMMGMTAEALAMMHGIGREMQDQFGLRSHKLAAAAQESGAFSNEILAMEGHDEAGNKILVEADTTVRGDTTLEGLSQLRPAFDPKNGTVTAGTSSQIADGASAMIVMSGERAAALGLTPRARIVSMAVAGVDPSIMGYGPVPSTHKALKRAGLSMSDIQTVELNEAFAAQALPVLKDLKLLDSMDEKVNLHGGAIALGHPFGCSGTRIVTTLLNVMEQRDTQVGLATMCIGMGQGISTIIERV
- the gcvT gene encoding glycine cleavage system aminomethyltransferase GcvT; translated protein: MSPDSLSKTPLYDFHLARGAKMVPFAGYLMPVQYPMGVLKEHLHTRSAAGLFDVSHMGQIRVSGPNAAAALEAMLPIDVLGLPVDRQRYGLLTNEVGGVIDDLMVANCGDYFHLVVNAACKEADLAHLRASLPSSVKCEYLADQALLALQGPSARAVLARLAPSVAELAFMETAHIEVDGVACWLSCSGYTGEDGFELSIPNDQVESLAKRLLAEPEVELIGLGARDSLRLEAGLCLYGHELNECTTPIEASLLWAISPVRRPGGERSGGYPGADVIGQQIEQGCQRKRVLLDIDGRAPVRDGAEVVLDDGTVIGQVCSGGFGPSVSKPIAMAYVDSAALAAGNALFAAVRGKRIGVTPRAKPYITQRYFRG
- a CDS encoding beta-N-acetylglucosaminidase domain-containing protein, producing MSLPTLMRQWQLDCYIYAPKGDASLRSHWQQPFSPEQFSRLHRLGEAFHHAGLQWGVGLSPAGLQATCNQADLATLSAKLASIRQLQIDTLWLLFDDLPAGNPELAANQLRVAECVLDSLPQTRIAVCPSYYSFDPILEEIFGDCPAGYFEQLNAGLPPSVDLLWTGNKVVSESISAADIAAATATLGRPPLLWDNYPVNDGRKTSRFLHLAPFSQRAGIDPARCRGHFSNPMNQFSLNQLALTSLHAPLSDPCDTLALSDCDIPASLQYLLGRDWQAFQCRGLDGMTDAEKQQRVAEYGAIDHPMAVEVVEWLNEAYRFDPNCLTE
- a CDS encoding TatD family hydrolase, whose protein sequence is MLVDSHCHLDRINLAPYDGDLAAAVSAAGERGVERMLCIGIDMNNAPDVVGIAERFDNIYASVGVHPLDISDSLCAEETLLALADHPKVVAIGETGLDYYYSQENKIAQQESFARHLRVSARCGKPVVVHTREAREDTLALIAEHGDSQVAGVLHCFTESWEMAEAAIDMGYYISFSGIITFKNAEALRDVVRRVPMERLLVETDSPYLAPVPYRGKKNEPKYVREVAECVAELKGLSLGQVAEETTRNFDALFNLAG
- the fadB gene encoding fatty acid oxidation complex subunit alpha FadB, producing the protein MIYQGKALSASFLEDGIAELCFDAQSDSVNKFNRLTLQELDEATRALAEEPGVKGVLVTSAKDVFIVGADITEFTGLFKLSDTELREWLSHANGVFSRFEDLSVPTVAAINGIALGGGYEMCLACDFRVMSSSAVVGLPEVKLGINPGFGGTVRLPRLIGCDNAMLWAATGDQKRADAALKDGGVDAVVAPELVKKSALDLLKQCLAGKFDFQARRDEKKSPVKLNEIERMMAFTTGKALIAQQAGKNMPAPLTVAKSMERNAGFNRDDAIEVEIDHFIKLARTPQAAALIGIFLNDQAVNKTAKAYAKEGGEVKQAAVLGAGIMGGGIAYQSAYKGTPILMKDIADQGLQLGMKEAGKLLSKRVARGKMAPEKMAAVLSSIRPTLTYDGFDSADVVVEAVVENPKVKQAVLAETEQHLRDDAVLASNTSTISISFLAQALKRPENFCGMHFFNPVHAMPLVEVIRGEKTSESTVARVVKYALKMGKTPIVVNDCPGFFVNRVLFPYFAGFNMLVRDGVDFRRIDRVMENFGMPMGPAYLMDVVGIDTCKHAAAVMAEGFPDRMQHDFKGVSDAMFDAKRLGQKNGLGFYAYQEDAKGKPRKTEDEQALAIAAAVATGKVEVSDEDILARMMLPMCIETVRCLDEGIVSSPADADMGLIMGIGFPVFRGGAIRYIDQMGAATFCELADRYAELGKLYQATDSLRSMAADKNSFFG